Proteins encoded together in one Halothermothrix orenii H 168 window:
- the yihA gene encoding ribosome biogenesis GTP-binding protein YihA/YsxC yields the protein MKIKNPRFVISAYDFDDFPTHNWPEFAFSGRSNVGKSSLINTLVNRRKLARTSSRPGRTQSINFFNIDDRFYLVDLPGYGFANVPRKVKEEWGRLIEGYLNNRPNLAGIVQIVDARHKPTRDDLMMVDWIKASGIPCLIAATKVDKISRGSRKKQEELIKKTLVLEDFDGQFTFFSAKTGEGKKQVGKFILDLVDSFKG from the coding sequence ATGAAAATTAAAAATCCTAGGTTTGTTATCAGTGCCTATGATTTTGATGATTTTCCAACCCATAACTGGCCTGAATTTGCCTTTTCCGGACGTTCCAATGTCGGAAAGTCTTCCCTTATAAATACCCTTGTAAACAGACGCAAACTGGCCCGTACCAGTTCCCGGCCCGGGCGGACCCAGAGTATTAACTTCTTCAACATTGATGACCGTTTTTATCTGGTAGACCTGCCGGGGTATGGTTTTGCCAATGTTCCCCGTAAGGTAAAAGAAGAGTGGGGCAGGCTTATTGAGGGTTACCTCAATAACCGCCCCAACCTGGCCGGAATTGTCCAGATAGTTGATGCCCGCCATAAACCAACCCGGGATGACCTGATGATGGTTGACTGGATAAAGGCCAGTGGTATCCCTTGTCTTATTGCTGCCACCAAGGTTGATAAAATATCAAGGGGTTCCCGCAAAAAACAGGAGGAACTTATTAAAAAGACCCTGGTACTGGAGGACTTTGACGGTCAGTTTACCTTTTTTTCAGCTAAAACGGGGGAAGGAAAAAAGCAGGTTGGGAAATTTATACTGGACCTGGTTGATAGTTTTAAAGGTTAA